A region of Piscinibacter gummiphilus DNA encodes the following proteins:
- a CDS encoding VOC family protein: MSRFFGEIRQVAYLVPDIEAAMDYWSTVLGVGPWYYNPKVPIKNFTYRGERHEPHNSVALANAGGLQIELLQTRNDVPSMYRDFLRAGLTGVQHVAYWTENFDADLARAEAEGFTVCMGGEVGENGRFVYFDERPHPGHGPGTTIELSEVAGPKGKLFRLIREAAVNWDGSDPVRPFPDLSTL, translated from the coding sequence ATGAGCAGATTCTTCGGCGAGATCCGCCAGGTGGCCTACCTGGTGCCCGACATCGAGGCCGCGATGGACTACTGGTCCACCGTGCTGGGCGTCGGACCCTGGTACTACAACCCCAAGGTGCCCATCAAGAACTTCACGTACCGCGGCGAGCGGCACGAGCCGCACAACTCGGTGGCGCTGGCCAACGCCGGCGGCCTGCAGATCGAGCTGCTGCAGACCCGCAACGACGTGCCGTCGATGTACCGCGACTTCCTCCGCGCGGGCCTCACCGGCGTGCAGCACGTGGCGTACTGGACCGAGAACTTCGACGCGGACCTCGCGCGGGCCGAGGCCGAGGGCTTCACCGTCTGCATGGGCGGCGAGGTGGGCGAGAACGGCCGCTTCGTCTACTTCGACGAACGCCCGCACCCGGGCCATGGCCCGGGCACCACGATCGAGCTGTCGGAAGTGGCGGGCCCGAAAGGCAAGCTCTTCCGCCTGATCCGCGAGGCCGCGGTGAACTGGGACGGCAGCGACCCGGTGCGCCCGTTCCCCGATCTGTCGACGCTGTGA